In Bos indicus x Bos taurus breed Angus x Brahman F1 hybrid chromosome 23, Bos_hybrid_MaternalHap_v2.0, whole genome shotgun sequence, the genomic window GGAGAAGAAATCAAGTGAGGGCCTGGATACTGAAGGGCAGAACGAGGCTCAGGAGAGGTGCAAGCTCCCCAGGAAGTGGTCTCTCAATAAAAGCCGCAGGACTGTCCCGAGCAAGCTGTGACTGAGCTGTGACCGAGCCAACATCATCAAAGATGCTTTGTTGTGTGGATTCTGAGGATGGTCCACACGTGCTGAAGGGGGCAGAGGAAACCTCCGAGGAGTGTGTCCAAGGTCTGGGCCAGTTAGGAAGCTCCTCCTCTTGGACAGATGTCCAGATACAACCTGTGTCCCAAGggcacagaggagactggtggctaGATTCAAACCCTCCATGGGAAGGACATTTGGTGGTTCTCACACCTTTGTCCCAGGATGGGACCAGGCTGAGGAGACCCCAAGAGAACGAGGGTCGCTTCAGTGTCCTGAGGCCACAAGGGCAGTCAGTGTTCAAACCCCATCTTTGCTTCAAAGCACAGGGTCTCCTATGTAAGGTCCTGCCTGAACATCCCAGCACACCAGGATgaaggctgaagaagctgcagcaagCACGGCATTTAAAGAATTGacacatgaaagagaaaacacagaagacGGGAGGTTTTGAAGAAGATGCGTCTGAAAAAGTTGCTCAAAAAGAGGGCCCAAAGAGTGTCTGAAGAAGCCAGTTCCAACAGTTTGAAAAGAACGATCTCGAGAGAACCGAGGCTCAAAAGAGATGATGAAGACAGTCTGGAGGGGACCCTGAGCAGGCACCTGGGGGGACAGCCCCAGAGAGGGTCTGGGATGGTGGCGCTGAAAGAAAACGCGGGGACGCTCTGAAAAAGCCTGAAGAAAATGGTGTcgagaaaggcagaaagaaatgaCCCTGAAAAATCAATCTGATTCGAAGATAACAGCTCTGAGAGAGGGATGAAGATGTGAAGGGAAGCTAAGAACACGGAACACCGTCTGGTGGTGGATCAggtgaagagaagaaagaaaatgagggtGGAGGAGGGTCTGAAGACACCTGTGGGGCCAGGGGGGTGGAcagggaggaggcaggtgagggcGTGTGACCAGGAGGTGCAGCTGGGAGTgtgatgggggtggtggtggggctgcTGAGGAGAAGGGCCCTGTCCTGGGCAGTGATGACGACCATGaagaggaggggcggggggcggggagacaCTCTGGCTACATGTGCCCGCACCTCGGGGCCACGGCCAGTCCCATTCCCGGGACTCGTGCACACTGACAGACGCCTTCTCACTAAGGCCGGTGCCCTCACTTAGTAACCGGCCCTCAGGAATTGTAAAGAGATGCTGAGTAGTGCTCAATTAAAACTTAACACTcatgatataaaaagaaaaatgcacaagAAGTTTAAACAGAGCACTACGACACAAGCTGTGAACAGATTACATTTTcctctgaaaaacagaaattcaaGTCAGTTgcagaataaaacaaatatctaACAAATCCAGTTTCGTGCCAAAACTACAGACAAACACTACCTGCGAAGGCTgaataaaggagaaggaaaggtaTTAGAAACAAAAAGCGAGCCTGGGAGAAGGACCTGCCACCCCTCAGCAGAGAATCTGGGACAGCCAGCGGGGGGTGGGAGCCAGCCCGCAGGACCCTGGAGACACAGTCACACCCTGGCTGTCGTGACATCCTTTATTACATGCGCCTGAGTGGCATTACACGCGTCACAGCTCCCGTGTGGCCCCCGCAGTGTGGCGTGGCCTCCGTCACTGCCCAAAGTACCACGGGGGCGAGCACTGGATGGGCTCCTCCTCCCAGAGGGTCTTCAGCCTCTGCGCCCAGGAGGCCAccatcctctttctttcttcttcggACGCCATTTCAGGACCAAAACTGATCTGAGGGGCAAGGACTTTAAATCCGCAGAAGTGCAGTGTGCCGTGCTACAGCGCAAACAGGGGAGCGCGGTGAGAAGCCGCCCACCGCTCAGTCACCGGGAGAACGTGCACAGCTGGCCTCCAGGGAGCTCAGAGAACCTCCCACCACCAGGGAGCCGAGAATGCGGGCGCTGCCCTGCAGCCTCAGGGCCTGGCCGCTCCTGGGGGGCAGCGAGTGCTGGGTGGCTCCGACACAGCTGTCTAATCTCTGCTGCTGAGTCGCACACtaagttttattgttttgattgCTTAGGTAAATTATGGCAACTCatgaaagggaaagttgctcagtcatgccggactgtgcaaccccatggactatacaggccagaatactgtagggTAGAATAGGGTAGCCtattccttatccaggggatcttcccgacccaggaatcaaactagggtctccggcattgcaggtggattgtttaccaactgagccaccagggagccctgaATGAGGCTATTCCAGCTAAATGTGCCACCACGGAAGGCTGCTCAAGACATGTGTTAGGTGTAACAACAAGAAATGTGAAGCAGTACTTGCGGTGCACTGTTcatgtaagaaaagaaagaaatatgatagGCTGAGTCATCAAATGGACATGTGTAAGAACACAGGGCCCTCCCTGGTCCAGCCAGCCCAGTGGCCGGCACTCCATGCTCCCCGTGCAGGCGCctggatcccatgtgctgcagctgagGGTGAACATGCCACAGCTGAGGAGTCTGCATGCCCTGGTGgagacctggctcagccaaataaatacgtggataaatgttttttaaaaagaatatacatggGCTGTAAGGAAATACATTAAATCATTGAAAGTGATTGTTTTCAAAGGCATTAAGAGAACtgaatttctctttttcacaGTCTCTTTGTTCCCATATGTACTTTTGCAAACTGAAACAAATGTGAAGAGTTTTAAAGCAGGAAGAATTGAAGCTCATGACACACGGAGCCACCTCAGGGCTCCTGTTTACCCAGAGCGGATACCGGCCAACCGGGCTCGGCTTGGCCTCTGGCCAAATAGCATCAAAGGTTCTCATGATCACAGAGTTTTCTCCATCAGGCAACCTTTTCAGGGCTGCCAAGTAAAACATCCAAAAGGCTAAGAGGTTATGATATCCTGTTTCCAGGGGAGTCAGCATGGCCTGGCCTTCAGGCCCCCCTCTCACCCGGGAGGAGCTAGGAGAGCTGTGTGTGGGGGGCGCATACCTGGAGGGGCCACAGGAAGTACCGGAAGTCTCCGTTCACCCCAGTCTTGGAGAACATGCTGGCCGTGCCGCCTGTGGTTAAGGACAGGATGGCCAGCTTACCCTGTGGAGGACAGCACGGGATTGGGTGTGGACCCCAGGGAGGGTCATCTATAGTGACTGGAGGGAAACCGAGGCCAGCTCCCCCGCCCCACCTTCCCTAATGGACGGACACACACTCCCATCTCTGTCCGGCCCAGTGGCAGGCGACAGCGACATCTgacagggcaggggaggggcagccAGAGGGAGTGGGCTGGATGGACAGCGCTAACAGGCCTGATGCTGGGGGAGTGGGCTTCGGGGGTGTGGGTGCAGGGGTTGGCTGGGAGGGTGCATGACGCCTGCGGCCAGCAGGGCCAGGCTCCCGGGGCTGGTCAGCAAAGGGCTGAGTCTCTTCACAGCCTGAGACACCTCTCACGTCTCAGCGCTCTGTTTGTGCACACTTGTTTTCTGAGGCTTTTGGAACTTGAACATCATCTGCTTGCACAGGAAATCCACAGCTACCACATCCTGTGCAGCGGCTGGGTCCACCATCCACTAGGGTTATCCTGCTTTCAAGGTGGGTCCAGGTGCTGAGAGGCGAACAGGTGCATGGCCAGGCACGAGTCCACGCTGCAGGGCAGGTGCCCCAGACCCCTGGCAGAGCACGCCGCCGGACGTGGACACCCTGCACCCTTTGCTGGAGGAAAGGGCTGTGACCCCAGGAGCCGTGCTTTCTCACCCGTGTAAGCCCTGCACACAGATGGTGCTCCGTGGGAGTTTGGTTAACAAAGGCAAACCAGAGGTGACTTGCTGAGATGCCCCGTCCTTCTCTGATGGACAAGGGTCCCTCATCCCGGTGGGTAGGGGTCATACCTTGAGGAAGCCGTCATCGTAGGAGCCGGGGAAGTCGAAGGCAAAGCCCTGACAGAGCACCCTGTCCATCCAGCCCTTCAGCACGGCGGGCACGCTGAACCAGTACAGCGGGAACTGTGGGGGAGCAGGAGGGGGTGCTGGGGTGTCTGTCTGCCTGGGGCTTCGGGGGTGCCGCCCCCTCTCCAGCCTGGGCAGGCGGGTGCCCCCTGGGGCCACACGCGTGGGCAGCTCTTCCCCCTGCTCTGAGGTGTGtagggtggcggcggcggcgggctgGGCGGGCAGGGCTGACAGTGTTTTGGTGGCTGCCGCAGGTGGCTCTGGGTCCCCCTGACGTCGCGACTGCGGGCCCCTGACTGAGCCCACTCTGGGGCAGCAGAACCATGACCCCAACCACGGGGCCAGGGGGAGGGTGCGGGAAGGAGCCTGCCCCCTCTCCGCCTGGGGTGAGACGTGGCATCTGGGAGTTGGGCCCAGGGGTTCTGAGGAGCTGAGCCTGACTCCACACTGCAGCAGGGAGGTCTCCCTGGAGCCACTGTGGTCCCCACAGAAGCCCCAACACCGCGTCCAATGACAGTGTCAGGGAAAAGAGACGAACACAGGCAACAACCCGTTCCCAGAGGGGGAAGGGAACCCGCGCTGGGGGCCGTACACCGTGGCCAGCAGCGTCTCTGGACAGAGTCTGCACACAGAGCCGGTACAGCAACGAAAGGGAAAACCAACCTGGAATATCACCAGGTCGGCCTCCTGAAGCTTCTTCTGCTCCTCAATGATGTCACTGCTCAGAGACTGCTTCTTGTAGGCCTTGTGGGCCTCCACGCCATAGTTGAAGAAACCAGGGTTGGAGAGGGTGCCTgggaagcaggacaaaggctccCACTCAGCGGGACATCCACGGCCCGCCAGCCCCACAGTGACACTGCTGCCTGGACGCCCCCCAGCAAGGTCACTGAGACCTGACCGGGGGGTGGGCCCTGGGGTCAGACTGTGGACACAGAGGAACAGCTAGGGTCCTCACCTTCGAGGGGCCAGAGTCCAGGAGGGACAAATAACCACATGATTAACACGGAGCACGACAGGGCAGTGAGCTCAGGGCAGCCCCATGGCACACGGACCTCACTGCCCAGACGCGGGGGCCTCGCCCATGTGGGCAGCAGGTGAGCAAAGCGTCACGGGGATTTGACGATGGAGCAGGAGTTCTGCAGGCGGTGTGGAGGACcggaggggagggggctccagTGCGTGATACACAGGGGACCGCAGCGCTGGCCAGAGGCAGGCCTCGGGGAGCTGCCGGGCCAGGGCGGGAGGCCGGGGGCCGCGGGTGGCCTGGCTGCAGGGCTGCAGCTCGGCCACGGGGGCTCAGCTCTGCGTGCACATGGGTTGCAGAGGGGGCCCATGGTTTATGCAGGAAACAGCCATTTTCTCGATTCAGCTCTGAAAAAGCTGTGGCCTCAGCAATTCTGGAGCAGGCCTGGTTGCAGGGGTGGGCTCaggcagcagcagggctgggccCTGAGGCAGGACCCCCACAGTTAAACGGAAAGACGAGGCCTCGGTGGGTTCCTGTCCAGCAGCACGACTCGCCTAAGCACTGCCCCCTGTTAACTGGTGGTTGAGGGTCTCCTCGTACCTCACTGGGCTCTAACCTCATCGTAACAGGCTGTTTCTACCTTTCATAACAACACGAGGGGCCAGGTAATTCCCAAGCGACCAGAGAGGAGTGGGGGGCTCAGGGTGGCCCCCCAGCACACAGGCCTTCAGGGTGGCCTGAGTAGAGCCGGCCCCACCTTTGGGCACCACGGCCGAGAGCATCCCAGGGCCCAGACTCCCCGGGCCTCACCTTCACTCAAAAGCTTGGCTGGGACCCTTCTGTGCGTGAGGTTGTGTGCTGACCAGAGCCCACAAGGAGGAGAGCCTGTGTCTCAGGCAGGCTGCCACCCCCAGGTGTGGAGCCCACCGCGGCCTCTGTGTGCTGCTGAGAGTGGTAAACAGATAACACGTATGTGGGCCACATGTACTCCAGGTAGAGTTTAAAGGTGAGAGCAGAGCAGAGGTGTGCAAGCGTCGGGGAAACGGGGATGTTTTATATGTGTGGGTGTGGATGCACTTTTTAGTAAGGCAGGAAATCCAGAGTCATGCAGACATATTGACTCACAGATTGAAACCAAAGATGGAGACAAAGCTAAATCAACATGGGAACTGGTAAGTTATAACATGTACCCTGAAGTGACACGGTCGTTAATAAGACTCCTGAAAGCTCCTCTGAAGGAGTAAATCCCTGTTTGTACCTGTATCTACAGAGCTCCTAAGCTCTACAGGAATGTGCGCTTTGTTAACATCTGGAGTAAGATCTACAATGAGCCACACCAAAGAGTTCTGCCTGCTTGACCTTGGGGCCGCGGGACAAGGAGGGTGTGTGAAGGGGCTGCTAGTGTTCACCCTCTGCCCACTGTTTACCACACTTAAAATGCTGTTTCTGCAGAGCCCGTGTCTTACCTGATTCCCTGAAACGCCAGTGGCCCCAGCACACAATACTCTgtgcctccccagcccctgctctgTTGCTTTTCAGTGAAAAGAGCTGTTTGGTTTATTAAAAGGGAAGGAAGACAAGGAGAGGCAAGGATACAACCATTACCACCAGTACTAAATGCTAAATCTGGAGTCTTGTTAACACAATTGCAAACAGGAGGGACCTAAAGGTATTTAATTTACTGGGAATTACTGGAAAGGCACGGGTGAAATTATTACTTGCAGATGGTTTGACTGTGTATCAGGAAAGACCCAGAGAATTGGCTTAAAACTACAAACAGTGAGAAAGTTGTAGCAGccgcatgcatgcacgcacacagacatgcacagatCAGTCCTCTTCATGTAGAGGAACAAAACCCAGTAAGTAAGATTTATGCAAGATCTGCGTGAAGAGAACTCATAAATACACCTGGAGGGTTATAAAAGAACGTGATCACATGAGGAACCACGCCTGTTGCTGGAACAGAAAGATGTGGCACTGAAGTTCCGCTGTAAACAATCCGTTACCTTTAGAATCTTGCCAACTAAAGGCTGGAGCTTGCCATCTGCTCTATAGGGATTAAGTCACAAGCTGCTGTAGCCATTGATCTCCAACACCCCCCtggaaggagttcagggtggagatcaggaatgaggcgcTCTGTGCTCcgggaaaaagtagaaaaacatgCCTTCAGATAGGTGTTTTCAGAAGGTTTtctgagcccaattcttgtaagtcttcatgtctttaaagcactaaaatcattaacggTGGCATCTGCTCCTCATGGCTAGCAGCAATCTTCTGCCAAAATGAGCGCCTGATGACTGCATGACCCCTCTTCACCAAATCCCACACATCCTGACCTTCCCTCCACCTCTCTGGAGCAGTTTCAGAGATAGCCGAGAGGCCATCTCCCAGGCCATAGTCCTCACTTTACCCCAcacaaaacttaactcacagctgtctttcctggtggttcagacaatgaagaatctgcccacaatgcgggaggcctgggtttgatccctgggttgggggcgccccctggaggagggcatggcaacccactccagtcttcttgcttggcgaactccatggacagaggagcctggtgaggtacagtccacggggtcacaaagagtcggacatgactgagtgactaagcacagcacagctggcatggtgtgctttttattttttcagtcaacaatCTGGAAAGATAATTCAAAAAATCTTTATGGAAAAGTCAAAGTAGCTGTAAAAAAAAGTAAGACAAATGAAGGTGACCTAACTCTATGAGATAGTAAATGATTTGCCAAAATAATGAAAGTCATATGGTGCTGAGTCATGGACAGGAAAACAAACCAGCGCACAAAGGCAGAAGACGCCAAAACATGGGAATTCACGTCACAACAAGGGCGGCTTTTAAGTCAAGGCAAACAGCTAGATAATGTAATAAATGGGGATGAGTACATACTTGGGAAAAACTGAATCCACACCTCACATCACACATTGAGAGAAATTCTGAGTAGAGAaagtatttaactttaaaaagtggAACCTGCCAAATACTATagcaccttaaaaaaaataagcttcgAGTTTATATAACACAAAATGCACAGGTCTAAAttaaaagagaagccaccacagcaaagccaaaacaaaaattaGGTATAAATGGATTTACAATTCATATTTCAAACCCTATACCAGAGACCATTTTCCACCTGTCTGATTGGCAGTTATCAAAAACTCGGTAAAACAAGGAAACGAGCACTTGCGAGCACTGTGGGCTGGAGAGTGAGCTGGTACAGCACTCACGGAAAGCAGTTTGATATTGTCTATGAACATTCGAGACACACATTCCCCCTGCCCAGCAGCTCCGTCTACTCGCACACGCAGGAAAGCGCCGGCCACCGTTCTTGCCGCAGTCCTGCTATCACAGCCAAAGAGAGAAGCAGCCGACACGGCCTGAGTGCGCACTACGGAAACCGCGGTGCCTCCAGACAACGGGGGTTCTGAGGCAGAAAGAGACAGCAACACGCAAAACAACTCGTGGGAACGCatgttcccatttttaaaaagcgGAGAGAAAAGCCGTTATACTGTGAATTGCTTTAGGCACACCCAGAGACAGCACAAACTCGCCCCAGAAAGATGCAGAGGcggtgggagaccctggttcctgTGGGAGCAGAGAAGCTGGCTGGCTGGGCGTGCAGGAAAAGCCACGCACTGCAGACCTTTTCCACATGAGACTTGTACATCACGTCCAATGATGAGTTTTGTTTAcaaacttttttaattaaaaaaataattcaaagaaggcaaaaatctcctaacaatctgatttaaaaacGGGCAGAGGATTTGAACAGGTATCTTTCTGAGGaaaacacagatggccaacaggcatgtgaaaagacgctcaacatcactgattatcagGGACACAAAGCAAAACCACGGCGAGATACCACCTcttgccggtcagaatggccgtcaGCAAGACAAGACACACCCAGCGCTGGTGAGGACGTGGAGGACGGCGGACCCTCGTGCGGCTGGCGTAAAGTGAAGCCACCGTgcggaacagtgtggagattccccaagaaagttaaaaaaaaaaaaacccagagcaTTTATGACTCACCAGTGATATCCTTCCCTGTGGCCCTGGGCTCAAAGTTCATGGCATAGAGGTCCGAAACGATGACGCTGCAGCCCTGCTGGCTCAGTTCAGCCACCGCCACGTCCTTCAGGGACCCGTTCAAAGACCTGGGCTCTTGGTGTGCGTAGACGATGAGCACTTTCTTACCTAAACCCAGACAAGAAACCATTTGTCTTGAAGAATAATTCCTCTCTGTCAAAGCTCCACAAGGACCAAGCTGACAAGAGGGCGCACACAACGGTTGAAGCTAAGTATGGAAGACCAACGCTTTTTACGGGAGACGGCTGTAAAACAAGGAGCATTTTAGGAACCTGGTTGTATCAGCTCACTTGAGTTTACTTGAGTTTACTACTTGAGTTTACTAACACAGGAGTCCAGTTACGACTCCCCAAGAATGACATGACTGCATTCTTTCAAAGCCCAATCTACTCTGGTTATCCACCAGGAGACGCTTTAGCCACGTTGCCTAAGCTCAGAATAAGAAACCACTGTGACTAATCTTTTGTGCTAACCCCTTGTTGGCAGGCCAGTCGCTGACACACAGCTCTGCTTCCTTCGTCTCCGCT contains:
- the NQO2 gene encoding ribosyldihydronicotinamide dehydrogenase [quinone] isoform X2 — encoded protein: MAGKKVLIVYAHQEPRSLNGSLKDVAVAELSQQGCSVIVSDLYAMNFEPRATGKDITGTLSNPGFFNYGVEAHKAYKKQSLSSDIIEEQKKLQEADLVIFQFPLYWFSVPAVLKGWMDRVLCQGFAFDFPGSYDDGFLKGKLAILSLTTGGTASMFSKTGVNGDFRYFLWPLQISFGPEMASEEERKRMVASWAQRLKTLWEEEPIQCSPPWYFGQ
- the NQO2 gene encoding ribosyldihydronicotinamide dehydrogenase [quinone] isoform X3, encoding MNFEPRATGKDITGTLSNPGFFNYGVEAHKAYKKQSLSSDIIEEQKKLQEADLVIFQFPLYWFSVPAVLKGWMDRVLCQGFAFDFPGSYDDGFLKGKLAILSLTTGGTASMFSKTGVNGDFRYFLWPLQHGTLHFCGFKVLAPQISFGPEMASEEERKRMVASWAQRLKTLWEEEPIQCSPPWYFGQ
- the NQO2 gene encoding ribosyldihydronicotinamide dehydrogenase [quinone] isoform X1, encoding MAGKKVLIVYAHQEPRSLNGSLKDVAVAELSQQGCSVIVSDLYAMNFEPRATGKDITGTLSNPGFFNYGVEAHKAYKKQSLSSDIIEEQKKLQEADLVIFQFPLYWFSVPAVLKGWMDRVLCQGFAFDFPGSYDDGFLKGKLAILSLTTGGTASMFSKTGVNGDFRYFLWPLQHGTLHFCGFKVLAPQISFGPEMASEEERKRMVASWAQRLKTLWEEEPIQCSPPWYFGQ